The proteins below come from a single uncultured Dethiosulfovibrio sp. genomic window:
- the trpS gene encoding tryptophan--tRNA ligase — protein sequence MEKRVFSGMRPTGKLHLGHMAGALTNWMKLQEDSAYSCFYGIVDWHAMMSDYANSSIISQNCKEVMLDWLAVGLDPERSTIFIQSHVPEHSELSLALGMITPLGWLQRNPTYKEQILNIQNKDLSNFGFLGYPVLMAADILLYRSNVVPVGEDQSAHLEITREIARRFNHFYGDIFPEPDTLLTPTPKVPGTDGRKMSKSYGNSINIADSEKEMWDKLRTMVTDPARQRKTDPGDPAKCPVWDIHKVFNDNHEEMEELKAGCLSGSIGCVQCKKALKEHVVVAMTPVWERRARYEGEEDTLEDVLREGAKKARVVARETMDMVLSGIGFVPRL from the coding sequence ATGGAAAAAAGGGTATTTAGCGGGATGAGACCTACGGGAAAGCTCCATCTTGGCCACATGGCAGGAGCTCTTACTAACTGGATGAAGCTCCAGGAGGATAGCGCTTATAGCTGCTTTTACGGTATAGTGGACTGGCACGCCATGATGTCAGATTACGCCAACAGCTCTATCATAAGCCAAAACTGTAAAGAGGTTATGCTGGACTGGCTGGCCGTAGGGCTGGATCCTGAAAGATCGACCATTTTTATCCAGTCCCACGTTCCTGAGCATTCCGAGCTATCCCTGGCCCTCGGGATGATAACTCCTCTGGGATGGCTCCAGAGAAATCCTACCTACAAGGAACAGATCCTAAACATACAGAATAAGGATCTGAGTAACTTCGGCTTTTTAGGGTATCCGGTGCTTATGGCGGCGGATATACTTCTCTACAGGTCTAACGTGGTCCCTGTAGGGGAGGATCAGTCGGCTCACCTGGAGATAACCAGAGAGATAGCCCGGAGGTTCAACCATTTCTACGGCGATATCTTCCCAGAGCCCGATACGTTGCTCACTCCTACCCCTAAGGTTCCCGGCACCGACGGCAGGAAAATGAGCAAATCCTACGGAAATAGCATAAATATAGCGGATAGCGAGAAAGAGATGTGGGATAAACTACGCACTATGGTCACCGATCCGGCTAGGCAGAGAAAGACCGATCCCGGTGATCCCGCAAAATGTCCGGTCTGGGACATACATAAGGTTTTTAACGACAACCATGAGGAGATGGAGGAGCTAAAGGCGGGCTGTCTCTCCGGCTCTATCGGTTGCGTCCAGTGTAAAAAGGCCCTGAAAGAGCACGTTGTAGTCGCTATGACCCCTGTTTGGGAACGAAGAGCCCGATACGAGGGGGAGGAGGATACTTTAGAGGATGTCCTGAGGGAAGGGGCTAAAAAAGCCAGAGTAGTGGCCCGAGAGACTATGGATATGGTCCTTTCAGGGATAGGCTTTGTCCCTAGACTTTAA
- a CDS encoding Nif3-like dinuclear metal center hexameric protein, producing the protein MRIGDFMSSITSVASPGWAEDWDNCGVTVRSRSGEIGKVAVALDPTLESVMMAHSKGCDCLLTHHPLIFSPIRAVSPNDPVGSALMELIARDMSTICCHTNWDSSPYGTNVSLSQSIGLTDISPLVLGIGDKWGDGAVGNIPPVPVVDLVELIKKRWNLSFVRVWGTPIDITRVALCGGSGASLWKKAFASGAQVYITADLKYHDVQDALFSGLSVIQVDHGEMEWATMADLADNVSKASGLETVLLPMPEVSGLIF; encoded by the coding sequence TTGAGAATAGGTGATTTTATGTCCTCCATTACCTCCGTAGCCTCTCCTGGCTGGGCGGAGGATTGGGATAACTGCGGTGTTACCGTAAGGTCTAGATCCGGCGAGATCGGTAAAGTGGCTGTCGCTTTAGACCCTACGTTGGAGTCGGTTATGATGGCACACTCAAAGGGGTGCGATTGTCTTTTGACCCATCATCCTCTTATTTTTTCGCCGATCAGAGCCGTCTCACCGAATGATCCTGTAGGTTCGGCTTTAATGGAGTTGATTGCCCGAGACATGTCGACGATATGCTGTCATACTAACTGGGACAGCTCTCCTTACGGTACAAATGTGTCCCTCTCTCAATCTATAGGGTTGACCGACATTAGCCCTTTGGTCCTTGGGATCGGCGATAAATGGGGGGATGGGGCGGTTGGCAATATACCTCCTGTCCCTGTTGTCGACCTCGTCGAGTTGATAAAAAAACGATGGAATCTGTCCTTTGTCAGGGTATGGGGAACTCCTATAGATATAACCAGAGTCGCCCTGTGCGGTGGTTCAGGGGCATCTTTATGGAAAAAAGCTTTTGCCTCTGGAGCCCAGGTGTATATTACGGCGGATTTGAAGTATCATGATGTTCAGGACGCCCTTTTTTCCGGGCTTTCGGTTATACAGGTGGACCATGGAGAGATGGAGTGGGCCACTATGGCTGATCTAGCCGATAACGTCTCAAAGGCGTCCGGTCTGGAGACGGTTTTATTGCCTATGCCAGAGGTGTCAGGTTTGATTTTTTAG
- a CDS encoding ferredoxin, translating to MRVSIDGERCIGCGVCVQICPDAFTLDEAKGIARVIRPEGADCVHEAKDSCPVCCILVEE from the coding sequence ATGCGGGTCAGTATAGATGGTGAAAGGTGTATCGGATGTGGTGTCTGTGTCCAGATATGTCCAGATGCCTTTACCCTTGACGAGGCCAAAGGAATAGCCAGAGTAATTCGCCCAGAGGGAGCGGATTGCGTCCATGAGGCAAAGGATAGCTGTCCCGTCTGCTGTATCCTCGTCGAGGAGTAG
- a CDS encoding phosphoribosyltransferase family protein — protein sequence MKGNKTDRLIRIASRLLTCPSGQLSLTSLAEDFDVSKTVISDDISIIDRSIEQEGLGRIKVDRGRAGGASFVPLMSDGYRERFLSDISETLSHKDRLLPSGLIYYGDILFNPTYAWKLGLALASDFYHKYPDVVVTSEVKGIPLGMATAQILGIPLAVCRFRNRASDGPAVCVHFATQTGDVRAMYMGTKQIVQGSRVLVIDDFMRGGSTASGMCQVVSEFKAELVGIGVFIASIEPIKKAVERYSSLLSLNMSGEGARVTPSFLYTRGLTS from the coding sequence ATGAAGGGGAATAAAACCGACAGGTTGATCAGGATAGCCTCCAGGCTCCTGACCTGTCCTTCGGGGCAACTCTCTCTCACCTCCTTGGCCGAGGACTTTGACGTGTCCAAGACGGTTATAAGCGACGATATCTCGATTATAGACCGATCTATCGAACAAGAGGGTTTGGGGCGAATAAAGGTGGATAGAGGAAGGGCGGGCGGTGCTTCTTTCGTTCCCCTTATGTCCGATGGCTACAGGGAGAGGTTTCTCTCCGATATATCGGAGACCCTGTCCCATAAGGACAGACTTCTTCCTAGCGGATTGATATACTACGGCGATATACTTTTCAACCCTACCTACGCTTGGAAGCTTGGTCTAGCTCTGGCTTCCGATTTTTACCATAAGTATCCTGATGTGGTCGTTACCTCGGAGGTGAAGGGAATCCCTCTAGGGATGGCGACCGCCCAGATACTAGGTATCCCCCTTGCGGTCTGCCGATTCAGAAACAGGGCCAGCGATGGACCTGCGGTGTGTGTCCACTTCGCTACTCAGACCGGTGATGTCCGGGCCATGTATATGGGCACAAAGCAGATAGTCCAGGGCAGCAGGGTTTTAGTGATAGACGATTTTATGAGAGGCGGAAGCACCGCCTCCGGTATGTGTCAGGTCGTCAGCGAGTTTAAGGCTGAACTGGTCGGCATAGGGGTTTTTATAGCCTCCATAGAGCCGATAAAAAAAGCGGTTGAACGGTATTCTTCATTGCTTTCCCTTAATATGTCCGGCGAGGGAGCCAGGGTTACCCCTTCTTTCTTGTATACAAGGGGTTTGACGTCCTGA
- a CDS encoding 4-diphosphocytidyl-2C-methyl-D-erythritol kinase, translating to MIWGLASEAKINLTLRIVGARDDGYHRLVSVFKKLPPIERLSLEILPEGMEDRIAMSEVKISDVNLVQKVIDFLRERGAPIPPLSVSISKVVPPGTGLGAGTGNGAAVLRWATAFFDLPSVWDLSPLGADLPFLVSDDRMAMVSGIGERFSPMEDISLRSVLIVPSWRCNTAESYRLLDDLYAPDSWPLSEEDGELEALDVLGRLRSGLKVGLLPNDFIAPLTDMHREYEVLFDACDRSGAVAWGISGSGSSVFALYDFNSLSSELFRSFDGIGCVEKIIFLE from the coding sequence TTGATTTGGGGTTTAGCTAGTGAAGCAAAGATAAACTTGACCTTGAGGATTGTCGGCGCTAGGGACGATGGATACCACCGTCTGGTGTCGGTCTTTAAGAAACTCCCACCGATAGAGCGCCTATCCCTTGAGATACTGCCAGAGGGCATGGAGGACAGGATCGCTATGTCGGAGGTGAAGATCTCCGACGTCAACTTGGTTCAAAAGGTAATAGATTTCTTAAGGGAAAGAGGGGCTCCTATTCCCCCTCTTTCCGTTTCTATAAGCAAAGTAGTGCCTCCTGGAACCGGCCTAGGTGCTGGGACCGGCAACGGTGCGGCGGTGCTGAGATGGGCTACTGCTTTTTTTGATCTTCCCTCGGTATGGGACCTTTCCCCTTTAGGGGCCGATCTTCCCTTTCTAGTCTCCGATGACCGTATGGCTATGGTATCAGGTATAGGAGAGAGGTTTTCTCCGATGGAGGACATATCCCTTCGGTCGGTTTTGATAGTTCCCAGTTGGAGATGTAACACCGCCGAGTCCTACCGGTTGTTGGACGACCTCTACGCTCCCGATTCTTGGCCTCTTTCGGAGGAGGATGGAGAGTTGGAGGCTCTGGATGTCCTGGGACGGCTCAGATCGGGACTTAAGGTTGGCCTTCTTCCTAACGACTTTATTGCGCCTTTGACCGACATGCACCGAGAGTATGAGGTCCTTTTTGATGCCTGTGACCGGTCGGGGGCTGTCGCCTGGGGGATAAGTGGTAGTGGCAGTTCGGTTTTTGCCCTTTACGATTTTAACTCCCTCTCATCGGAGCTCTTCAGGAGTTTTGATGGGATAGGTTGCGTGGAAAAAATTATATTCTTGGAGTGA
- a CDS encoding Veg family protein produces MVYSIQSIRQRVARYKGNTVRYRATKGRRKAEERQGIIIETYPCLFTLYVESQHSKISFSYAELLTKELEMVLVDSDKVEFQESGD; encoded by the coding sequence ATGGTGTACTCTATTCAGTCGATTCGCCAGAGAGTGGCCCGATACAAGGGAAACACGGTCAGGTATCGCGCCACGAAAGGGCGTCGAAAAGCGGAGGAGAGACAGGGGATAATAATAGAGACCTACCCATGTCTTTTCACCCTGTACGTTGAGTCTCAGCACAGCAAGATTTCCTTCAGCTATGCCGAGCTTCTGACCAAAGAGCTGGAGATGGTTTTGGTCGATAGCGATAAAGTGGAATTCCAGGAGTCGGGGGATTAA